A single genomic interval of Notolabrus celidotus isolate fNotCel1 chromosome 13, fNotCel1.pri, whole genome shotgun sequence harbors:
- the LOC117824423 gene encoding carbohydrate sulfotransferase 12-like → MSPAAAVSGCRKHLFGLVGSMFLIVLFFYQWNTSEERRAERIYQKQEVRKQLLRDTCDRDKAAFPEEKQGWEDLSDRELNNLLVDDDNGFIFCYIPKVACSNWRRVMHVLRRGEPYQDPLSIPQGLVHSIIPLLTSFPRAEMKAKMKHYTKFIFVRDPFVRLISAYRNKFGTVNEPFYQSYARKMMRVYGNRTNLPKTAAEAFSSGLRPSFSNFIQYLVDPTTDKRWYEPHWRQFHRLCHPCAIKYDFVGHQESLEDDAMQLLTLIKLGDTIKFPSFYQNVTTHDFVRGWFRDVPLEDRRTLYNIYQEDFKLFGYSIPEELLNG, encoded by the exons ATGAGTCCTGCTGCAGCCGTGTCAGGATGCAGAAAGCATCTCTTTGGTCTTGTAGGATCCATGTTCCTCATCGTGTTGTTCTTTTACCAGTGGAACACgtctgaagagaggagag CAGAGAGGATCTACCAGAAGCAGGAAGTGAGAAAGCAGCTGCTGAGAGACACGTGTGACAGAGACAAAGCTGCGTTTCCTGAAGAGAAGCAGGGTTGGGAAGACTTAAGTGACAGGGAGCTTAATAACCTTTTGGTGGACGACGATAATGGCTTCATCTTCTGTTACATTCCAAAG GTGGCATGTTCCAACTGGAGAAGAGTTATGCATGTCCTGAGAAGGGGTGAACCATATCAAGACCCCCTTTCAATACCTCAAGGGTTGGTTCACAGTATAATCCCTCTTCTCACCAGCTTCCCAAGAGCAGAGATGAAG GCAAAGATGAAGCACTACACCAAGTTCATCTTTGTCCGGGACCCGTTTGTGCGTCTCATCTCAGCATACCGGAATAAATTCGGAACTGTAAACGAGCCGTTCTACCAATCCTACGCTAGGAAGATGATGCGTGTCTATGGCAACCGCACAAATCTGCCGAAGACGGCGGCTGAGGCCTTTTCGTCTGGCCTGCGCCCTTCATTTTCCAACTTTATCCAGTATCTGGTGGACCCCACTACAGATAAGAGGTGGTATGAACCCCACTGGAGGCAGTTTCACCGCCTGTGCCACCCCTGCGCCATAAA ATATGATTTTGTAGGACATCAAGAGTCTCTTGAAGATGATGCCATGCAGCTACTGACTCTCATAAAGCTGGGGGACACCATCAAATTCCCTTCTTTCTATCAAAACGTGACGACCCATGACTTTGTGCGTGGCTGGTTTAGAGACGTGCCCCTGGAGGACAGAAGGACGCTGTACAATATCTATCAAGAGGACTTCAAACTCTTTGGCTACAGTATACCTGAGGAATTGCTTAATGGTTGA
- the LOC117824554 gene encoding NACHT, LRR and PYD domains-containing protein 12-like: protein MFYFVLFQLLQKNIISFIKKELKKIQRALSPDYPECLESQREDEDEEQRRSREALLKITLHFLRRMKQEELADCLQSKCQHKLKSNFKKKFQCVFEGIAKAGNPNLLNQIYTDLYIMEGGTGEVNDEHEVRQIETAIKKTDAPESTIKQADIFKVSPRGDKPIRTVMTKGVAGIGKTVLTQKFTLDWAEDKANRDIQLIFPFTFRELNVLRERKFSLVELVHLFFTETKEAGLCRFEEFQVLFIFDGLDECRFPLDFHNNQILTDVSKSTSVDVLLTNLIKGNLLRSARLWITTRPAAANQIPQRSVDMVTEVKGFTDPHKEEYFRKRFRDQEQANRIISHIETSRSLHIMCHIPVFCWITATVLEDVLTTREGRKLPKTLTEMYIHFLVVQSKLKSIKYDGGAEADPPWSPESRKMIESLGKLAFEQLQKGNLIFYESDLMECGINIRAASVYSGVFTQIFREERGLSQDKVFCFIHLSVQEFLAALHVHLTFTNSGLNLLLDGQSTYGPHYEKSSTIYYNFTAAPELKHIYFCAVDKALQSPNGHLDLFLRFLLGLSLQTNQTLLRGLLTQTESSSQTNQETVEYIRQKINKNLSAERSINLFHCLNELNDHSQVEEIQQSLRSGCLRSDKLSPAQWSALVFILLSSEKDLDLFDLKQYSALEKALLRLMPVVKASNKALLKDCDLSQRSCEALSSVLGSQSSSLRELVLSNNNLQDSGVKLLCAGLGSSHCKLEILRFTDCNLSMKSWEALSMVLESLSSSLKELDLSKNKLQDSGVDLLCTGLASPHCKLETLRLIECNLPKKSYVRLSSVLSSQSSSLRELDLSNNNLLESGLELLSVGLKSPHCTLETLRFTGCTLSERSCEVLSSVLSFKSSSLTELDLSNNDLQDSGVKLLSVGLKSPRCKLETLRFTGCNLSEKSCEALSSVLSSQSSSLRNLDLSNNNLKDSGVKLLCAGLKRPHCNLKTLSLSGCLITEKGFSSLASALSSNRSQLVELDLSYNHPGDSGIQVLSARQEDPLCSLATLRVDHCGEQRLKPDKRRYFCELTLDSNTAHRDLKLSKNKKKVTHVEKDQSYPVHPDRFEHRFQLLCEDGLTGRCYWEVKWRGGVNISVCYRGISRKGGNTDCMFGYNNQSWSLICSDDGYSVWHNNKETVLPLFSASVSHRVGVYVDYPAGTLSFYRVSSDTLTHLHTFNTTFTEPLYPGFGFIYRYYDSSVTLCSL from the exons ATGTTCTATTTTGTTCTGTTCCAGCTGCTCCAGAAGAACATCATCAGTTTTATAAAAAAGGAGCTGAAGAAGATCCAGAGAGCTCTGAGTCcagattacccagaatgcttagagagtcagagggaggatgaggatgaagagcagaggaggagcagagaggcacTTCTGAAgatcactctgcacttcctgaggagaatgaagcaggaggagctggctgactgtctgcagagca AGTGCCAACATAAACTGAAGTCTAACttcaagaaaaagttccaatgTGTTTTCGAAGGGATAGCCAAAGCAGGAAACCCAAACCTTTTGAACCAGATCTACACAGATCTCTACATCATGgagggagggactggagaggtcaatgatgaacatgaggtcagacagattgaaaCAGCAATCAAAAAAACAGACGCACCAGAATCCACCATCAAACAAGCAGACATCTTTAAAGTCTCACCTAGAGGAGATAAACCTATCAGAACAGTGAtgacaaagggagtggctggcattggaaaaacagtcttaacacagaagttcactctggactgggctgaagacaaagCCAACCGGGACATCCAGCTCATattccccttcactttcagagagctgaatgttctgagagagagaaagttcagcttggtggaacttgttcatcTCTTCTTCACTGAAACCAaagaagcaggactctgcaggtttgaagagttccaggttctgttcatctttgacggtctggatgaGTGTCGATTTCCTCTAGACTTCCACAACAATCAGATCCTGACTGATGTTTCAAAGTCCacctcagtggatgtgctgctgacaaacctcatcaAGGGGAACCTGCTCCGCTCTGCTCGCCTCTGGATCACCACacgacctgcagcagccaatcagatccctcaaAGGagtgttgacatggtgacagaggtcaaagggttcactgaccctcataaggaggagtacttcaggaaGAGATTCAGAGACCAGGAGCAGGCTAACAGAATTATCTCCCACATTGAGACATCCagaagcctccacatcatgtgccacatcccggtcttctgctggatcactgctacagttctggaggatgtgctgaCAACCAGAGAGGGACGAAAGCTGCCCAAGACCCTGACTGAGATGTACATCCATTTCCTTGTGGTCCAGTCCAAACTGAAGAGCATCAAGTACGATGGAGGAGCTGAGGCTGATCCACCCTGGagtccagagagcaggaagatgaTTGAGTCTCTGGGGAAACTGGCTTTTgagcagctgcagaaaggaaacctgatcttctatgagTCCGACCTGATGGAGTGTGGCATCAATATCAGAGCAGCCtcagtgtactcaggagtgttcacacagatcttcagagaggagagaggactaaGCCAGGACaaggtgttctgcttcatccacttgagcgttcaggagtttctggctgctcttcatgtccatctgaccttcaccaaCTCTGGACTCAACCTGCTGCTGGACGGACAATCAACATACGGACCCCATTATGAAAAATCCTCCACAATTTATTACAACTTTACTGCTGCACCTGAATTGAAACACATCTACTTCTGTGCCGTGGACAAGGCTTTACAGAGTCCAAATGGACACCTGGACTTGTTCCTCCGCTTTCTCCTGGGTCTTTCACTGCAGACCAATCAGACCCTCCTGAGaggtctgctgacacagacagaaagtAGCTCACAGACCAACCAGGAAACAGTTGAGTACATCAGACAGAAGATCAATAAgaatctgtctgcagagagaagcatcaacctgttccactgtctgaatgaatTGAATGATCATTCTCAGGTGGAGGAGATCCAACAGTCCCTGAGATCAGGATGTCTTCGCTCAGATAAACTGTCTCCTGCCcagtggtcagctctggtcttcatcTTACTGTCCTCAGAGAAAGATCTTGACCTATTTGACCTGAAGCAGTACTCTGCTTTAGAAAAGGCTCTCCTTAGGCTGATGCCAGTGGTCAAAGCCTCCAACAAAGCTCT GCTGAAGGACTGCGATCTATCAcagagaagctgtgaagctctgtctTCAGTCCTCGGCTCccagtcctccagtctgagagagctggtcctgagtaacaacaacctgcaggattcaggagtgaagctTTTGTGTGCTGGACTGGGGAGTTCTCATTGCAAACTGGAAATTCTCAG GTTTACTGATTGTAACCTGTCAATGAAGAGCTGGGAAGCTCTGTCTATGGTCCTTGAGTCCCTGTCTTCCAGTCTGaaagagctggacctgagtaaaaACAAgttgcaggattcaggagtggacCTACTGTGTACCGGACTGGCAAGTCCACACTGTAAACTGGAAACTCTTAG GTTAATCGAATGTAACCTCCCAAAGAAGAGCTATGTGCGCCTGTCTTCAGTCCTCAGTTCccagtcctccagtctgagagagctcgacctgagtaacaacaacCTGCTGGAATCAGGACTGGAACTGCTGTCTGTTGGACTAAAGAGTCCACACTGTAcactggaaactctcag GTTCACTGGATGCAccctgtcagagagaagctgtgaagtTCTATCTTCAGTCCTCAGTTTCAAGTCCTCCAGTCTGAcggagctggacctgagtaacaacgacctgcaggattcaggagtaaAGCTGCTTTCTGTTGGACTGAAGAGTCCACGCTGtaaactggaaactctcag GTTTACTGGATGTAACCTCTCAGAGAAgagctgtgaagctctgtctTCAGTCCTCAGCTCccagtcctccagtctgagaaACCTGGACCTGAGCAACAACAACCTGAAGGATTCAGGAGTAAAGCTACTGTGTGCTGGACTGAAGCGTCCACACTGTAACCTGAaaactctcag TCTGTCAGGCTGTTTGATCACAGAGAAAGGTTTTTCCTCactggcctcagctctgagctCTAACCGCTCCCAATTGgtagagctggacctgagctacaaTCATCCAGGAGACTCAGGAATACAGGTGTTGTCTGCTAGACAGGAGGATCCACTTTGCAGTCTGGCTACACTGAG ggtgGACCATTGTGGAGAGCAGAGATTAAAACCTGACAAAAGGAGAT atttctgtgaactcactctggactccaacacagcacacagagacCTCAAACTGtctaaaaacaagaagaaggtgACACATGTTGAAAAGGATCAGTCATACCCTGTTCATCCAGACAGATTTGAACACAGGTTCCAGCTGCTGTGTGAAGATGGTCTGACTGGtcgctgttactgggaggtcAAGTGGAGAGGAGGGGTTAATATATCAGTGTGTTACAGAGGAATCAGCAGGAAAGGGGGCAATACTGACTGTATGTTTGGATATAATAATCAGTCCTGGAGTCTGATCTGCTCTGACGATGGTTACTCTGTCTGGCACAATAACAAAGAAAcagtcctccctctcttctcagcctcagtctctcacagagtaggAGTGTATGTGGACTATCCTGCTGGtactctgtccttctacagagtcTCCTCTGACACACTGAcccacctccacaccttcaaCACCACATTCACAGAACCTCTCTATCCTGGGTTTGGATTTATTTACAGGTACTATGATTCCTCAGTGACTCTGTGTTCTCTGTAG